One genomic region from Proteus vulgaris encodes:
- the ecpA gene encoding common pilus major fimbrillin subunit EcpA yields the protein MKKLTLAVLAVAIMGTTTLAQADTRKASAVASWDAKAYKDTKSMLVVTPLKSLTFYYAEGIKAFNSQDGAFDITIQGQEKATDFKLTSKIITDKLVRASDNSELTVGVKWNGTDLTSSTETTMVDVAAGTTAGLDFLAQDGAYNGKERVSGQSQFTFNIASAKIAGTDAQFSDLADGYWDGDVKVQFTATWEGDFTKAP from the coding sequence ATGAAAAAGCTGACATTAGCCGTTCTTGCAGTTGCTATTATGGGTACAACAACTCTTGCTCAAGCTGATACTCGTAAAGCAAGTGCTGTTGCTTCATGGGATGCGAAAGCATACAAAGATACTAAAAGTATGTTAGTTGTTACACCATTAAAATCTTTAACTTTCTATTATGCAGAAGGTATTAAAGCATTTAACTCTCAAGATGGTGCGTTCGATATCACTATCCAAGGTCAAGAAAAAGCCACTGACTTTAAACTGACTTCAAAAATCATCACCGATAAATTAGTACGTGCTTCTGATAACAGCGAATTAACTGTTGGTGTTAAATGGAATGGTACTGACTTAACTAGCTCAACAGAAACCACCATGGTTGACGTTGCTGCTGGTACAACTGCAGGTCTGGATTTCTTAGCTCAAGACGGTGCTTACAACGGTAAAGAACGTGTAAGCGGTCAAAGCCAATTCACTTTTAATATCGCTTCCGCAAAAATCGCAGGTACTGATGCTCAATTCTCTGATTTAGCAGACGGTTACTGGGATGGCGACGTTAAAGTTCAGTTTACTGCAACTTGGGAAGGCGACTTCACTAAAGCACCATAA